The sequence TGATGAATTACCTGATTCAGAAGATGAAGTTATTATATCAATGAATAAAGATAATCCGGCATTATTCGAACCTTATAAGGTGAATATAAAAACAGGGGAATTAAAAAAATTAGCTAACAATACAAATTTGAAAAAACCAATTACACAATGGCTTTGTGATAATAGAGGTAATGTAAGGATAGCCTTATCGGTGGAGCAAGGTACTATTACACATTTATTATATCGTGATAATCCAGACTCTGTGTTTCGTTCTATTTTAATTAGTAATTGGAAAGATATGGTGCAGCCTATGTTTTTTGATTCGGACAATATGCATATCTATGCATTGTCGAATTTAAACAGGGATAAAGCTGCATTGGTGAGAATAAATCCAAATGATCCCGAAAATCCTGAATTAATATTTGAACATCCCGATGTAGATATTTGGTGGGCAGAAAATTCACGGAAGCGAAGAGTACTTACTGCATATTACTATATCACCGATAAAAAAAATACGGTGTTCACAGATCACAAATTGAACGAATATTATAAATATTTAAAAACTCAATTGCCCAATAAAGAAATTTATTTTAGTTCTATTGATGATAATGAGGAAAATATTATTGTAAGAACTTACTCAGATATTTCACCTGGCAGATATTATTTGTTTAATACATTAACTAATAAGTTGGATATGCTTGCCATACTCAACGAAAGTATTAACGCCGATGAAATGTCGCCAATGCAATCTATTAGTTTTAAATCGAGAGATGGCTTAACTCTTCATGGTTATTTAACCATTCCAAAAAACAGTAACGGCAAAGAAATCCCAGTAGTGATGATGGTGCATGGTGGGCCTATGTCACGGGATATGTGGGGATTTAAACCAGATGTACAATTGCTCGCAAGCAGGGGATATGCAGTAATGCAAATAAATTATCGTGGCAGTTGGGGCTATGGAAAATCTTTTACAGAAGCAGGCTTCAAACAATGGGGATTAAAGATGCAGGATGATATTACCGATGGCGTTAATTGGTTAATACAACAAGGAATTGCAGATCCGAAACGCATTGCTATTTATGGTTCTTCTTATGGTGGTTATGCTGCATTAGCCGGACTTACATTTACTCCCGATCTCTATGCATGTGGTATTGATTATGTTGGGCCTTCAAATCTTTTTACACTCTTAGAAAACCTGCCTGCATATTGGGAACCTGAAAAAGAAATGATGTATGAAATGATTGGTCATCCTATAAAAGACAGTGCATTACTCGCTTCCGTTTCACCGGTGTTGCATGCTGGAAATATTTCAGCACCATTATTTATTGCACAAGGAGCAAATGATCCAAGAGTAACAGTTTTAGAATCACAACAAATGGTGGAAGCATTACACAATAGAAATATTAATGTGGTGTATATGCTAAAAGAAAATGAAGGTCATGGTTTTCGTCTGGAAGAAAACAGACTTGAATTCTACAAAGCAATGTGTGGTTTTTTAGCTACGCATATTCCAGCTACACAATTAAAACCCTAACTATTCTTCAAGAAAAAGATTGCTGATAATACTATCGGAAATAAATCTAACTCGCTCCTGAATTATTAAAATATCCTCGCCTTCAGTTACAAATACATCTTCTGTTTGCTTAATATTTTCTAATAATGTATTATAAAAAGCATCACCGAATTTTTCATTAAACAAGTGCAAATTCAAACCTTTACTTTGGCGCAAAGAAATCATAATCATTTCATTTGCTTGTTGCACAGGAGTGAGTAATTCTATTTCGTATGGAATGATATGTTGCACTATATTATTCATATATAATGGATTGCTGCTCACATTCCATTGTCTGGAAATTCCATTGTAAGAATGAGCAGATGGACCCACTCCTAAATATTGTTTGCCTTCCCAATAGCTGCTATTATGCACTGCATGAAATCCGGTTTTTGCATAATTGGAAATTTCATAATGTTCATATCCATATTTAGTAAGCAATGCATGCGTGATATGATATTGTCTTTCAGATTGCTCTTCATCCAGAGGAGGTATGTTATTTTTTTTTATTGCATGAAATAATTCTGTTTTTGATTCAACGGTTAATGCATAACACGAAATGTGTGGCACATTTTCCTGTAATAAAGTTTCAAGATTTTGAATCCATTTAGCATCTGTCAATCCGGGCACACCATAAATAAGATCTACTGAATAATTTGTAAATCCTGCTTGCTTAATTGTTGTAATACAATTAATTGCTTCCTCTGCATTATGTGCACGATTCATCCATTTCAAATCAATATCAAAAAAAGATTGCACACCTAAACTTAAACGATTGATTCCTGCTTTGCGCAATGCAAGAAGCATGGTTTCATTAATATCGTCGGGATTTGCTTCCAGAGTTATCTCTGCATTTGAGTCAACAATAAAATTTGAATGAATAGTTTTTAGTATTGATTCCAAATAATTTACATTTACTAATGAAGGAGTGCCACCACCAAAATATATAGAAGCGATACGATTTTTGTTTAAATAGTCCTTTCTTAATTCAATTTCATTTTCAATACACGTTATCATTTGCGGAATTCCTTTTACAGAAGTACTAAAATGAAAATTGCAATAATTACATTTCTGTTTGCAAAAAGGAATATGAATATAAATTCCGGACATCTGATTAATGAGTGAAGAATGTAATGTGATTAAATTTGTTCTGCATCTTGCCAGCGAAATTATTCATATTAACTGCAATACTATGGTTTGGACAAATATCCTTTGCCCAGAATTCCTGTATTCTTCGTTTTGATAATGATACTTTTGAAAAAGAAATTTTCGGTAAAAATTTTAAACCCGATACATTATTTCACAATGAAGCATTTGCAATTAAGAGTTTGAATGAAATGTTGATTGCAGCATATCGTGCCGGCTATCTGCTTGCAAATTATAATATAACCGAAAAACAAGATAGTATTTGGAATATAGATTGGGATGCGAACCGACGTATTAACTGGGTATATCTGAACATGGATAGTATAGATCCATTAATTATAAATGCTTCCGTTTTCAAAGAAAAAAAATTTACTAATACACCTTACAGCCATTTTGAAGTGGTTGAATTAATGGAATCCTTAATTGAATATACCGAGATGCATGGTTATCCTTTTGCAACAGTTTGGTTAAGTAATTTGCTTTTACAAGATACTTTGTTGACGGCTTCAATTCAATTAGATAAAGGTCGGATTATTAAATTTTCTAACATTGAAGTGCGGGGAGATTTACAATTATCCGAAAATTATCTTGCACAATATACCGGAATAAAAAAAGGGAGATTATACAATCAATTATTAATTGATGAAATGGATCCGGGACTTAAAGAATTACCATTTGTAAACTTTTTGCGCACTACACAAATTGAATTTATTGGAAATGATGCGAAGGTGGTTACCTTTCTCGACAACAAAAATGCAAGCAAGTTTGATGTAGTAATTGGAGTGCTGCCAAATAATGAAGTAACCGGAAGATTATTAGTTACAGGTGATGGGAATTTACGATTGTATAATATATTTTCGGCAGGAGAATTATTTGATTTGCGGTTTCGACAATTAGAAAGTTCTACGAAAGAATTGCAGACTTCACTCAATTATCCTTACTTACCATCGCTACCTGTTGGGTTGGATATGGGTTTTAGTTTATTTCTGCGAGATTCCACTTTTCTGGAAAGGAAAGCAAATGTGGGGGTGCTGTTTCACTTCAGAGGCAATAATTATTTAAAAGGATTTATATCTTTTTACAATTCAGATATTTTACAAATAGATACTGCCTATGTTTTAGCAAATAAAACTCTGCCACCGAATGTGGATTTAAAAATTAACTCCTATGGTATTGGTGGACATTATGAAAAATTGGATTACCTGTATAACCCAAGACAAGGCATATTTTTAGAAGGTGTAGCATCGGCAGGTATAAAGACCATAAAGAAAAATGCAGCCATAGTTGATTTATCAGATCCTGCATATCCTGAATATGATTTTGAATCTGTGTATGATAGTGTGGAATTGAATTCTCTCTCTATAAATTATCAATTCAAGTTGCAGTGGTTTATACCCATCTTTTCTCAAGCTACAATACTTGCAGGATTTCAGGGAGCAGGAATAATTAATAATCAGATTTTTAATAATGAACTTTACAGGATTGGAGGAAACAGTATTTTGCGTGGTTTTGATGAGCAATCAATCTTAGTGTCTAGTTATTATATTTTTACTGCAGAATATAGATATCTGCTTTCAAAAAATTCGTTTGTACAATTATTTACAGATATTGGATATACAATAAATGAAAGTGTTAAGCCTGTATTATATGATTTACCAATCGGGTTTGGAACAGGTATTAATTTTGAAACGAAAGCAGGTATTTTTGGATTGAGTTATGCGTTGGGAAAATCAAATGAAATGCCGGTACTTTTCCGAAATGCAAAAATTCATTTTGGGTATTTAAATTATTTTTAGTGTGAAACAAATTTTGCTTACAGGTTACATCATACTTTTTAGTCTGCATTTTATGCAAGCTCAAAATATTGATTCCATTACCCAACAAAATATTCCGGATACTGTCGGCATTGCAGTTAAAGAAAATGTAAATAGTATTGTAGATGTAGATTCATTGCTGTCGGGAACTGGTATGGTAGCAAATAATATAATGGGAAAGCGCACTATTACTATTGATTGGTTTATTCCATTATATCTGCTTTTACTTCTCATCTATTTTACGTTGTTATGGGTTCAATACACACGTCAACTCCGAGAGAATGTTACAGTAATAACTAATAGAAATCTTGCACAACAAATTTATCGTGACCGTGAATTTTCCGCAGGGATTTTTAGTACAATGATTCTTTTAAATTTTGTTTTAGTGTTTGCCATATTCCTTTATCAGTTGTTGACCTTTGTAGGCTTCAGTTATTTTACCGGTAAAATATATTTGGATATCGCTTTCTGTGGGGTATTCATTCCTGTTATTTATTTTATTCGCTCTTTAGTTTATTGGATGCTATCTATGATTTATCCTTTTAAATCAGAAATTAATTTTTTCAGATTCAATACTCGTGTACTTCTGCAAATGACAGGAATATGTATGTTGCCTTTAGTAATATTAATTGCGACGACAGATACACCACTTTCCGAATGGGCTATCTATACAACTATAGGTTTATTGATATTTGTTTACATAATTAGGATTATAAAAGGCATGAATATAGGAGGAGGCTTTGCCAGGTTTCACTTCTTTTATTTTTTACTCTATCTTTGCGTCTTAGAAATTGCACCACTGCTTATTCTTTTTAAAATAGTTAGCAGTAAAGGAATAAATGGCTGAAAAAAATTAGTGAATGTCTAATTATGAAGAGGTAATGACACCAGTTAAAAATATACTGGTATCCCAACCCAAACCTGAAACATCTAAAAACCCCTACACTGACCTTGCTGAAAAGTTTAAGGTGAAGTTTGAATTTCGTCAATTTATCAGAATAGAAGGGATCCCTGCTAAAGAATTCAGAAAGCAACGTATTGATATTAAAGAATACAGTGCTATTATATTAACATCTAAGAACGCCATTGATCATTTTTTTAGAGTATGTGAAGAATTGCGTATCCGCATGACCGAAGAAACTAAGTATTTCTGCATATCAGAAGCAGTAGCAGTATATCTTCAGAAATATATTCAATTCAGAAAAAGAAAAATATTTTTTGGAGCTAATGGTAAAGAAAATGAATTGTTTGATGTAATGACAAAGCATATTCCAAATGAAAAAATTTTATTTCCTTGCGCACATGAACACAGGGATAATATCAATCAATTTTTAATATCAAAGAATGCTGACTTTTCTGAAGCATTTATTTATGAAACCATTCCAACAGATTTAAACGATTTAAATCCTATTCATCAATTCGATATGATAATGTTGTTTACACCAAAAGGTGCAGACAGTTTGTTCTTTAATTTCCCTGATTTTAAACAAGAAAGATTACGAATAGCCTGTATGGGCGATCTCACTTTGAAGTCTTTGGAAAGTAATAAAATTCGAATTGATGTATGCGCACCTACAACAGAAACTACTTCAATATTTATGGCAATTGAAAAGTATCTGTCAGTTGTCAACAAAAAGAAATAGTATAGTTTTTTTTAAAGTTACTTCATAGTGTTTCATTAGAAAAAATAAATAAATTTCACATCTATCTATTGAATTATTTACTAAATTATTTCTAACAGAATTAATATTTAATACAATTTTATTGAAGTTAAGGATATATGATCTTCATGTCAAACCGATGTCAGAATTATATTTAGTGATATTAGAATTTTGAAGAGAAATTAGCATTCTGTATTTTGCACCCGATAATCAATGGAAGCGATTTGCGTTTTGTTCAATACTTTTCTCTTATGCATTTGACAAAGCATTTTTATGCATTGATTATTGGCGTATTACTTTCAATGATAACCTTTGCGCAACATGAACCTCAATTTAGTCAATACATGTTTTCACCGGTAGTTTTTAATCCTGCCTTTTCAGGATTAGAAGATGCGGTGGTTAATGTATTAGATGCTCGAAGTCAATGGGTAGATATTCCCGGTGCACCACAATCTCAAACTCTTTCTTCTCATCTTCCATTGTATCGTATTAATAGTGGAGTAGGAATAAGATTGGTAAATGATAAAACTGGTCAATTGCAAACTACAGCTGTATCACTTTCATATGCATACCATGTAAAGATTAATAAGACAACAATTCTTAGCATTGGTTTATCCGGAGGTATGGCTTATCAAGCATTGGATGGCAGTAAGCTTATTGCACCTCAAGGCAGCTATGAAGGAATTGTAGATCATAATGACAACTACTTACCTGAAACATTAGTAAGTGATATAATCCCAGACCTTAATTCCGGTATTGTTTTGAAATCCAAAAAATTTGAATTGGGAATATCAGCACTTCATTTATTAGGCCAAGCCTTTGAATATCCAACTTCCGCAGGAAGCACCTCAATACAATATTCCCCAACAGGGTACGTTTATTTGAGCTATCTTCAGAAATTGGGTAGCAATTTTCACCTGAGACCTACTGTTCTTTTAAAATCGGATGATATAGAAAGCATGGCTGATGTAAATCTCCTGCTGGATTATAAAAACAATTTAATTTTAGGCGCCTCGTTTAGAGGATACCTTGCGAATCAAACCGATGCAGTTATTATTATTGCAGGATGGAATATATCAGAAAGATTGGGCATAAATTATTCCTACGATATTACATTATCTGGCTTAAGTGCTGTTAGTCAGGGCTCGCATGAACTAACGATTGCCTATAGGATTCCAGTTGAAAGACCAAGAGCAGGAAAAGAAATTAACAACCTGAGATACCTTTATTATTAAATAGATCGTTTGTCATGTCGTATAATGTTTTTAATTTCAAACCGAATTTTAAGATGTCAATCTTTGTAGATTGTCACAGAAAAAGGTTTACTATTGATAAAAAGTATAATTTTACGACACTACTTTGCATAACCACTCTAGTATGAACAAAAGAATACCTTTAATCCCGGCTGTTTTAATCACAGCTTTTCTCCTTTCCGGATGCGTATCGTCCAGTTGGGATGATTACCGGGGACAGCTATTAGGTACACTAGACAGGCCAGGTTGGGAACCTATAAATCCTTATGGCATGGTGTACGTTCCGTCCGGAACATTACATATTGGTCCGAGTGATCAGGATGTAAATAATTCTTTATGGCAACGCCAAAAGTCTATATCCATTTCCGGTTTTTATATGGATGATGCAGAAGTTACGAATAACGAGTATCGTCAATTCGTCTTCTGGGTGAGAGATTCCATTGCACATGTCTTGCTTGGCCATTATCTTGAAGCTGAAGAAGGGCAGGTTACAGAAGAGCCTGTTTTGGACTGGACTCAGGAAATTGATTGGGAGGATCCGGAACAAACAGCAAAATTGCAGGAGATGTTATTACCTCCGGGTGAATATAGATATTTCAGAACTATAGATCCTAACAGATTGGTATATACCTATAACTGGATAAAATGGAAGGATGCGGCCAGCAAGGTGATGAATATGGATCGTGAAAAATATATCAGTGAATTCATGGATGAAAAAACAGTAAGAGTTTATCCGGATACATTGGTTTGGGTACATGATTTTGCTTATTCATATAATGAACCAATGACTCGTCAATATTTTTCGCACCCTGCATTTGATGAATATCCGGTAGTGGGAGTTACCTGGCATCAATCAAACGCATTTTCTCATTGGCGTACTGAATTCTGGAACTGGTGGAGAATTAAGAATGATGAAGTAATTGTTGATGATTTTAGATTGCCTACCGAACATGAATGGGAATATGCCGCCAGAGGTGGTAGAGATCTAGTTCCTTATCCTTGGGGAGGTCCTTATGTACGAAATACAAAAGGATGTTTTTTAGCAAACTTTAAACCTGGTCGTGGTAATTATCCTGAAGATGGAGGTTATTATACCGTGAATGTTTATTCTTATGCTCCTAATGATTATGGCCTTTATAATATGGCAGGAAATGTTGCAGAATGGTCATCTACCGCCTTTATGGAAAATGCATATGCATTTATTCACGATCAAAACCCTGATATCCGATATGATGCCGAAGATAGCGA is a genomic window of Bacteroidota bacterium containing:
- a CDS encoding S9 family peptidase; this translates as MQKTNQITSFSFSVILLISIFSIYGTCRKETPTIINDEAGIRELISFDDGDIPVESFFKNPERTSYTISPNGKFIAYLAPYQNRLNIFIRGIQDETPRRLTSETDRDLSYYLWKNNNTLLFVKDDSGDENYKLFSVSTDGETNQITELEGVRINIIDELPDSEDEVIISMNKDNPALFEPYKVNIKTGELKKLANNTNLKKPITQWLCDNRGNVRIALSVEQGTITHLLYRDNPDSVFRSILISNWKDMVQPMFFDSDNMHIYALSNLNRDKAALVRINPNDPENPELIFEHPDVDIWWAENSRKRRVLTAYYYITDKKNTVFTDHKLNEYYKYLKTQLPNKEIYFSSIDDNEENIIVRTYSDISPGRYYLFNTLTNKLDMLAILNESINADEMSPMQSISFKSRDGLTLHGYLTIPKNSNGKEIPVVMMVHGGPMSRDMWGFKPDVQLLASRGYAVMQINYRGSWGYGKSFTEAGFKQWGLKMQDDITDGVNWLIQQGIADPKRIAIYGSSYGGYAALAGLTFTPDLYACGIDYVGPSNLFTLLENLPAYWEPEKEMMYEMIGHPIKDSALLASVSPVLHAGNISAPLFIAQGANDPRVTVLESQQMVEALHNRNINVVYMLKENEGHGFRLEENRLEFYKAMCGFLATHIPATQLKP
- the hemW gene encoding radical SAM family heme chaperone HemW, whose product is MSGIYIHIPFCKQKCNYCNFHFSTSVKGIPQMITCIENEIELRKDYLNKNRIASIYFGGGTPSLVNVNYLESILKTIHSNFIVDSNAEITLEANPDDINETMLLALRKAGINRLSLGVQSFFDIDLKWMNRAHNAEEAINCITTIKQAGFTNYSVDLIYGVPGLTDAKWIQNLETLLQENVPHISCYALTVESKTELFHAIKKNNIPPLDEEQSERQYHITHALLTKYGYEHYEISNYAKTGFHAVHNSSYWEGKQYLGVGPSAHSYNGISRQWNVSSNPLYMNNIVQHIIPYEIELLTPVQQANEMIMISLRQSKGLNLHLFNEKFGDAFYNTLLENIKQTEDVFVTEGEDILIIQERVRFISDSIISNLFLEE
- a CDS encoding BamA/TamA family outer membrane protein, with translation MPAKLFILTAILWFGQISFAQNSCILRFDNDTFEKEIFGKNFKPDTLFHNEAFAIKSLNEMLIAAYRAGYLLANYNITEKQDSIWNIDWDANRRINWVYLNMDSIDPLIINASVFKEKKFTNTPYSHFEVVELMESLIEYTEMHGYPFATVWLSNLLLQDTLLTASIQLDKGRIIKFSNIEVRGDLQLSENYLAQYTGIKKGRLYNQLLIDEMDPGLKELPFVNFLRTTQIEFIGNDAKVVTFLDNKNASKFDVVIGVLPNNEVTGRLLVTGDGNLRLYNIFSAGELFDLRFRQLESSTKELQTSLNYPYLPSLPVGLDMGFSLFLRDSTFLERKANVGVLFHFRGNNYLKGFISFYNSDILQIDTAYVLANKTLPPNVDLKINSYGIGGHYEKLDYLYNPRQGIFLEGVASAGIKTIKKNAAIVDLSDPAYPEYDFESVYDSVELNSLSINYQFKLQWFIPIFSQATILAGFQGAGIINNQIFNNELYRIGGNSILRGFDEQSILVSSYYIFTAEYRYLLSKNSFVQLFTDIGYTINESVKPVLYDLPIGFGTGINFETKAGIFGLSYALGKSNEMPVLFRNAKIHFGYLNYF
- a CDS encoding DUF4271 domain-containing protein; the encoded protein is MKQILLTGYIILFSLHFMQAQNIDSITQQNIPDTVGIAVKENVNSIVDVDSLLSGTGMVANNIMGKRTITIDWFIPLYLLLLLIYFTLLWVQYTRQLRENVTVITNRNLAQQIYRDREFSAGIFSTMILLNFVLVFAIFLYQLLTFVGFSYFTGKIYLDIAFCGVFIPVIYFIRSLVYWMLSMIYPFKSEINFFRFNTRVLLQMTGICMLPLVILIATTDTPLSEWAIYTTIGLLIFVYIIRIIKGMNIGGGFARFHFFYFLLYLCVLEIAPLLILFKIVSSKGING
- a CDS encoding uroporphyrinogen-III synthase, yielding MTPVKNILVSQPKPETSKNPYTDLAEKFKVKFEFRQFIRIEGIPAKEFRKQRIDIKEYSAIILTSKNAIDHFFRVCEELRIRMTEETKYFCISEAVAVYLQKYIQFRKRKIFFGANGKENELFDVMTKHIPNEKILFPCAHEHRDNINQFLISKNADFSEAFIYETIPTDLNDLNPIHQFDMIMLFTPKGADSLFFNFPDFKQERLRIACMGDLTLKSLESNKIRIDVCAPTTETTSIFMAIEKYLSVVNKKK
- a CDS encoding type IX secretion system membrane protein PorP/SprF, which codes for MHLTKHFYALIIGVLLSMITFAQHEPQFSQYMFSPVVFNPAFSGLEDAVVNVLDARSQWVDIPGAPQSQTLSSHLPLYRINSGVGIRLVNDKTGQLQTTAVSLSYAYHVKINKTTILSIGLSGGMAYQALDGSKLIAPQGSYEGIVDHNDNYLPETLVSDIIPDLNSGIVLKSKKFELGISALHLLGQAFEYPTSAGSTSIQYSPTGYVYLSYLQKLGSNFHLRPTVLLKSDDIESMADVNLLLDYKNNLILGASFRGYLANQTDAVIIIAGWNISERLGINYSYDITLSGLSAVSQGSHELTIAYRIPVERPRAGKEINNLRYLYY
- a CDS encoding SUMF1/EgtB/PvdO family nonheme iron enzyme — encoded protein: MNKRIPLIPAVLITAFLLSGCVSSSWDDYRGQLLGTLDRPGWEPINPYGMVYVPSGTLHIGPSDQDVNNSLWQRQKSISISGFYMDDAEVTNNEYRQFVFWVRDSIAHVLLGHYLEAEEGQVTEEPVLDWTQEIDWEDPEQTAKLQEMLLPPGEYRYFRTIDPNRLVYTYNWIKWKDAASKVMNMDREKYISEFMDEKTVRVYPDTLVWVHDFAYSYNEPMTRQYFSHPAFDEYPVVGVTWHQSNAFSHWRTEFWNWWRIKNDEVIVDDFRLPTEHEWEYAARGGRDLVPYPWGGPYVRNTKGCFLANFKPGRGNYPEDGGYYTVNVYSYAPNDYGLYNMAGNVAEWSSTAFMENAYAFIHDQNPDIRYDAEDSDPPAMKRKVIRGGSWKDISYFIQTGTRDYEFQDTAKSYVGFRCVMPFLGRSMSDF